Proteins co-encoded in one uncultured Draconibacterium sp. genomic window:
- a CDS encoding DUF6850 family outer membrane beta-barrel protein, producing the protein MTKLQIALILFLSFLTVERGLAYSAPKDSTFSFHSLKLFKLENQWLNSRNIAGLTFNANQNIGEVFGTYNLVDGDYKRVRDASHLENYSLYTESYLVINKTYFYGKLAYQNSDETGNLYTGLFKSYRKNPYVIGDSIPGANIHKESFNLSGGIAKKLTKNLSFGLLADYQIGKSAKQKDPRPRTVITDFSLHPSIIIHYSNSNLGLNLGYRNRKEDIEYRQVVKGGSVPSYFMFKGMGFYSVETGEIKSRLFNKNSISAGLQFDTKFIGFRSLTALSGTYSKEKTEDGTIIIKKNDAGDWKTFQIELNQQLTKHTETAIQKITLASFYFDGDGIEYIQDAILNDDNQTEYITLSKNLKLNRKEFDAGVEYNYLKLHNHEQINWESTLHAHYKLKTEKYYYIPEIFNARYSNLELGVNFEKDFYIGRMCLAPGLRLDYQHNLDRELNLSNDKTITRRQNKQLYIQDFEYDTADYFNISPRIYSGYKLPKTENIDELFLEIKYEFRKVTDSNENMGILTAKLGFVF; encoded by the coding sequence ATGACTAAACTTCAGATAGCACTAATTCTATTCCTATCCTTTCTTACAGTAGAAAGAGGTTTAGCGTATAGTGCGCCAAAGGATAGTACATTCTCTTTCCATTCATTAAAGCTTTTTAAACTAGAAAACCAATGGCTTAACAGCAGAAATATTGCTGGCTTAACTTTTAACGCGAACCAAAACATCGGTGAAGTTTTTGGGACCTACAATTTAGTAGATGGTGATTACAAAAGAGTACGAGATGCTTCGCATTTGGAAAACTATTCTCTTTATACTGAAAGTTACCTGGTAATAAATAAAACATATTTCTACGGAAAATTGGCTTACCAAAACAGTGATGAAACAGGAAATTTATATACTGGTCTATTTAAGTCGTACCGAAAAAATCCATATGTAATAGGCGATTCCATTCCTGGAGCCAATATCCACAAAGAGAGTTTTAACCTTTCGGGCGGTATTGCCAAAAAGCTAACCAAGAATCTTTCGTTTGGGCTATTGGCTGACTACCAAATTGGAAAAAGTGCCAAACAAAAAGATCCGCGGCCACGAACTGTGATTACCGACTTTTCACTTCATCCGTCAATTATTATTCATTATTCCAATAGTAATTTGGGTCTAAACCTGGGGTACAGAAACAGGAAAGAAGATATTGAATACCGACAGGTTGTTAAAGGAGGATCTGTTCCAAGCTATTTTATGTTTAAGGGAATGGGATTTTATTCAGTGGAAACAGGTGAAATTAAATCGCGATTATTTAACAAGAACAGTATATCCGCAGGCTTACAGTTTGACACAAAATTTATTGGATTTAGATCGTTAACAGCACTCAGCGGAACTTACAGTAAGGAAAAAACCGAAGACGGAACAATTATCATTAAAAAAAATGATGCCGGCGATTGGAAAACATTTCAAATTGAGCTAAACCAGCAGCTTACAAAACATACTGAAACTGCCATTCAAAAAATTACCCTTGCCTCATTCTATTTTGATGGAGATGGAATTGAATATATACAGGATGCCATTCTAAATGACGACAACCAAACGGAATACATCACTTTATCAAAAAACCTAAAACTAAACAGAAAAGAGTTTGATGCCGGTGTAGAATATAACTATTTAAAACTTCACAATCACGAGCAGATTAACTGGGAAAGCACTTTACATGCTCATTACAAGTTAAAAACAGAAAAGTATTATTACATTCCTGAGATATTTAATGCCCGATACTCGAACCTTGAACTGGGTGTTAATTTTGAAAAAGACTTTTACATTGGGAGAATGTGTTTGGCACCCGGGCTTCGACTAGATTACCAGCACAATTTAGATCGGGAACTAAATCTTTCAAACGACAAAACAATTACCCGCCGACAAAACAAACAACTTTATATCCAGGATTTTGAGTACGACACAGCCGATTATTTCAATATTTCTCCCCGAATTTATAGTGGATACAAGTTACCAAAAACTGAAAATATTGACGAACTATTTCTAGAGATTAAATATGAATTCCGTAAAGTAACCGATTCAAATGAAAATATGGGAATCTTAACCGCGAAACTTGGTTTTGTGTTTTAA
- a CDS encoding histidine phosphatase family protein — protein sequence MKQVVIVRHGKAVPYGYEDDFTRDLRERGKKDARLISDELKKRSILPDKIISSPAKRAFKTAMIFAENLNYRRQDIITVEDIYDGLTTEDFLELIRLLPPDVNTVFFFGHNPGFYYYVCNLLDEFYSDMPTTSTVGINFDIEKWEEVEARSGKLAFHLVPRMFK from the coding sequence ATGAAACAGGTAGTAATTGTACGACATGGCAAGGCAGTACCTTACGGGTACGAAGATGATTTTACACGCGATTTGCGCGAACGAGGTAAAAAAGATGCCAGGCTAATTAGTGATGAACTTAAAAAGCGTAGTATACTACCCGATAAAATCATTTCAAGCCCTGCAAAACGCGCTTTTAAAACAGCTATGATTTTTGCAGAAAATCTTAACTACAGACGACAAGATATTATTACGGTTGAAGACATTTATGATGGCCTTACCACCGAAGATTTTCTGGAACTAATAAGATTGCTGCCCCCCGATGTAAATACCGTCTTCTTTTTTGGTCATAACCCCGGTTTTTACTACTATGTGTGTAATTTGCTCGATGAATTTTATAGCGATATGCCAACGACATCCACCGTTGGTATCAATTTCGACATTGAAAAATGGGAAGAAGTAGAAGCACGAAGTGGGAAGCTGGCTTTTCATCTGGTTCCCCGAATGTTTAAATAG
- a CDS encoding phospholipase D-like domain-containing protein yields the protein MQDLFNYFVKRCDSLQENEVPKSITGRLKRLNRKDREALKKLLIEKGKELEASGHNHVISWLETSINPINENAFHFNRVFFSPGNDIKNEIKTLLDHATHTVDLCIFTITDNELARRIISCHKRGVKVRIITDDEKMEDNGSEIEKLAKAGIPVKIDHSHYHMHNKFGIIDNKIAITGSFNWTYTATKHNQENLVATTKFEIVEQYYEEFNRLWNELFDFKVL from the coding sequence ATGCAAGACCTTTTTAATTACTTTGTGAAACGCTGCGATTCGTTGCAAGAGAATGAGGTACCTAAGTCAATTACCGGCCGATTGAAAAGACTCAACCGTAAAGACCGGGAAGCGCTAAAAAAGCTGTTGATTGAAAAAGGCAAAGAGCTGGAAGCATCAGGCCACAACCATGTTATTTCGTGGTTGGAAACCAGCATTAACCCCATTAACGAAAATGCATTTCACTTTAACCGGGTATTTTTCAGCCCTGGAAACGACATTAAAAATGAGATAAAAACACTGCTCGATCATGCCACTCACACCGTTGATCTTTGCATCTTTACGATTACCGATAACGAGTTGGCACGTAGAATAATTTCCTGCCATAAACGTGGGGTAAAAGTGCGAATCATTACCGATGATGAAAAAATGGAGGATAACGGATCTGAAATAGAAAAACTTGCCAAAGCAGGAATCCCGGTAAAAATCGATCATTCGCATTATCACATGCACAACAAGTTTGGTATTATCGATAACAAAATTGCGATAACCGGAAGTTTCAACTGGACTTACACCGCAACCAAACACAACCAGGAAAACCTGGTGGCTACCACAAAATTTGAGATTGTAGAACAATACTACGAAGAGTTTAACCGCCTCTGGAATGAGCTGTTCGATTTTAAAGTATTATAA
- the prmA gene encoding 50S ribosomal protein L11 methyltransferase: MDYQKINIQITPFQEWLRDVLNAHLAEIGFDSFVETETGLDAFIPATAYSKESLNTVLETFSGDFSFEVESEFIPDQNWNEEWEKNYFKPLVIGDECMIRAPFHTEYPEAKYEIVIEPNMAFGTGNHETTATIIESILQNDLTGKTILDMGCGTGILSILASMKGATQITAIDIDKWSYEGTCENAALNNITNIDAKLGDASLLGNEKYDLIFANIHKNVLLNDMEAYYNVLNNGGTLIMSGFYTEDIEDIKTKAKSLRMKNAGFVEKNNWVAHSFTKPD; the protein is encoded by the coding sequence ATGGATTACCAAAAAATAAATATACAAATTACCCCCTTTCAGGAGTGGCTACGCGATGTTTTAAATGCTCATCTGGCCGAAATTGGTTTTGATAGTTTTGTGGAAACAGAAACAGGTCTTGACGCATTTATTCCGGCCACTGCTTACTCTAAGGAAAGCCTAAACACAGTTCTCGAAACGTTCTCTGGTGATTTTTCATTCGAAGTAGAATCAGAATTTATTCCAGATCAGAACTGGAACGAAGAGTGGGAAAAAAATTACTTCAAGCCCTTGGTTATTGGCGACGAATGTATGATACGGGCACCGTTTCACACCGAATATCCTGAGGCAAAATACGAAATAGTAATTGAGCCCAACATGGCTTTTGGTACCGGAAACCATGAAACTACAGCCACAATAATCGAGTCGATTTTGCAAAACGACCTCACAGGTAAAACCATTTTAGATATGGGCTGCGGAACAGGAATTCTCAGCATTTTGGCTTCGATGAAAGGTGCGACGCAAATTACTGCCATCGATATAGATAAATGGTCGTACGAAGGAACATGCGAAAATGCAGCCTTAAATAATATCACAAACATTGATGCAAAACTGGGTGATGCCAGCCTGCTCGGAAATGAAAAATACGATCTGATTTTTGCCAACATTCATAAAAATGTTTTGCTGAACGATATGGAGGCATATTACAATGTGCTAAACAATGGCGGCACATTGATAATGAGTGGTTTTTACACCGAAGACATTGAGGATATTAAAACCAAAGCAAAATCTTTGAGAATGAAAAATGCAGGTTTTGTGGAGAAAAATAACTGGGTAGCCCATTCGTTTACAAAACCAGATTGA
- a CDS encoding putative quinol monooxygenase, which translates to MITIVAKFIVQKGQESAFLELVKELGEASRAEAGNIEYVLHKKVDDPLTYCLIEKWKDQAAIDFHNNSLHFTTIVPKIGKLAEVAVDVYKPV; encoded by the coding sequence ATGATTACAATTGTAGCCAAATTTATAGTACAAAAAGGACAGGAATCAGCATTTTTAGAACTTGTTAAAGAATTGGGAGAAGCATCACGTGCCGAGGCTGGAAACATTGAGTATGTTTTGCATAAAAAAGTAGATGATCCTTTAACCTATTGCCTGATTGAGAAATGGAAAGATCAGGCAGCGATTGATTTCCATAACAACAGTTTGCATTTTACCACTATTGTTCCCAAAATAGGCAAACTGGCAGAGGTAGCAGTTGATGTTTATAAACCGGTATAA
- a CDS encoding DUF4857 domain-containing protein, producing the protein MVKISRYILVFVAIIGLSIVLPQFYRMAFEKPTRVPFIQYSCIDHDFMIFRPDAEAKWTNRKGKKLTRETYEKKLPLMYMRQLIMDGTMPDSINGQKINVQHAGIFRSNFRITPDKIHAPKPKLYPLFESQSGRANLEMPDDFFRITWRMEFVDAKTNKIREEKSRMFSAVLYKRGFQFPAKSINGIPTTRKSCDEGYLVIDSADQLFHVKMAKRVPFVRKIEVPKGMKFKTIQCVDFGDKLYYAYLITENNELYVLTPYDYMLEKFEVDDINPDEYEIRIYGDYFNFNVITIGDGFIRTQVLDRDHNKIDEYNETRPTYDTSSEGKIARLLFPAELKMTDDNSSYVNFFLKVSKSYWWLIISLTLIIAQYFIIRQRKRTIRTEIIDLMIIGLTGIFGFIAVNIFPNKFID; encoded by the coding sequence ATGGTAAAAATCAGTAGATATATATTAGTTTTTGTAGCCATTATTGGTTTATCAATCGTGTTGCCACAATTCTACCGAATGGCATTTGAAAAACCAACCAGAGTACCTTTTATCCAATACAGCTGTATCGACCATGATTTTATGATATTTCGACCGGATGCTGAAGCAAAATGGACCAACCGCAAAGGAAAAAAACTAACACGTGAAACCTACGAAAAGAAACTGCCGCTAATGTACATGCGACAACTGATTATGGATGGAACAATGCCCGATTCAATTAACGGACAGAAAATCAACGTCCAGCACGCCGGCATATTTCGCTCAAACTTTCGGATTACCCCCGATAAAATTCACGCTCCCAAACCCAAACTATATCCTCTGTTTGAATCGCAATCGGGCCGCGCCAATCTGGAAATGCCCGACGACTTTTTTCGCATCACCTGGCGCATGGAATTTGTCGATGCCAAAACCAACAAAATTAGAGAAGAGAAAAGCCGGATGTTCTCGGCTGTACTTTACAAGCGGGGGTTTCAATTCCCTGCAAAATCGATAAACGGTATTCCAACCACCCGAAAATCTTGCGATGAAGGCTATTTGGTTATCGATTCAGCCGACCAGCTATTTCATGTTAAAATGGCCAAGAGGGTACCCTTTGTACGAAAAATTGAGGTTCCGAAGGGGATGAAATTCAAAACTATCCAGTGTGTTGACTTTGGCGATAAGCTTTATTACGCCTATTTAATTACCGAAAATAATGAGCTGTATGTGCTAACACCATACGATTATATGTTGGAGAAATTTGAGGTAGATGATATTAATCCCGACGAATACGAGATCAGAATCTACGGCGATTATTTTAATTTCAATGTAATAACAATTGGCGACGGATTTATTAGAACACAAGTTTTAGACCGCGATCATAACAAAATTGACGAATATAATGAAACCCGCCCCACTTACGATACAAGCTCCGAAGGAAAAATTGCCCGGTTACTATTCCCTGCCGAATTAAAAATGACTGATGACAATTCGAGTTATGTAAATTTCTTTCTGAAAGTGAGCAAATCATATTGGTGGCTTATTATAAGTCTGACATTAATTATTGCACAGTACTTCATTATCCGACAACGAAAGAGAACTATCAGAACTGAAATTATTGACCTGATGATTATTGGACTTACCGGAATATTTGGTTTTATCGCAGTAAATATCTTTCCAAACAAATTCATTGATTAA
- a CDS encoding metallophosphoesterase family protein: MRRIGLLSDTHGFIHERIFTFFDEVDEIWHAGDFGNIETADRLADFKPLRGVYGNIDGQDVRVVHPMHQRFKCEDVDVWMTHIGGYPGRYERYVKPDIYTNSPDLFISGHSHILKVIFDKKLNFLHMNPGAAGYKGFHKVCTALRFVIDGKEIRDLEIWELPRHEAVPKL; encoded by the coding sequence ATGAGACGAATTGGACTGTTATCCGACACACACGGATTTATTCACGAGCGCATTTTTACTTTTTTCGATGAGGTAGACGAGATTTGGCATGCTGGCGATTTTGGAAACATTGAAACAGCAGATCGGTTGGCCGACTTCAAACCATTGCGTGGTGTTTACGGAAATATCGACGGGCAGGATGTACGTGTGGTTCATCCGATGCATCAGCGTTTTAAATGCGAGGATGTAGATGTTTGGATGACACATATTGGTGGTTATCCGGGACGTTACGAGCGTTACGTAAAACCGGATATTTATACCAATTCGCCCGATCTTTTTATCAGCGGGCATTCGCATATTTTAAAAGTGATTTTTGATAAAAAGCTGAATTTTCTACACATGAATCCCGGAGCTGCCGGTTACAAAGGTTTTCATAAAGTATGTACTGCCCTGCGTTTTGTAATAGATGGGAAAGAGATTCGCGATCTTGAAATTTGGGAGTTGCCGCGTCACGAAGCGGTGCCAAAATTATAA
- a CDS encoding DUF4876 domain-containing protein has protein sequence MRRFVLITLSLLISLLLTNCRDHIAPSHLITIKINYPDGFTVADFPADVTVTAKNSNNTRTTTAITTSDGNAIFELVEGNYNFTTSFAINGNDGEEYIFNGIISNYSLISESAVTMNLILADNTGGFIFKEVYYAGSSTLENKGYYSDQFFEIYNNSGDTLYADGLSIALHESTSTSSPPNWVDGNGHLLARIPLTFHTWTIPGNGTEHPVLPGESFIIAQDGIDHQTDEIGNPNSPVNLGNANWETYVESSGKDMDASAVPNLTLVYTTNTKMYDWTASSIGPALVLFRFPDNDWENYVSEAGNFMTKPGSSRSTEYLMIDRSFVVDAVECAKFDAEEIYKRLPAELDAGYTYIEAGNKSSLSVRRKVKMIIGDRVIYKDTNNSSEDFLHDLTPTPGVNPTSVEE, from the coding sequence ATGAGAAGATTCGTACTCATTACTTTATCATTACTAATAAGCTTATTACTAACTAACTGTAGAGATCATATTGCTCCCAGCCATTTAATTACGATAAAGATTAATTACCCCGACGGATTTACAGTAGCCGACTTTCCTGCTGATGTTACTGTTACAGCAAAAAACTCAAATAATACACGAACCACAACTGCAATAACTACTTCTGATGGTAATGCTATTTTTGAATTGGTTGAAGGAAATTACAATTTCACAACAAGTTTTGCTATTAACGGCAACGATGGTGAAGAATACATTTTTAACGGAATAATATCCAACTATTCTTTAATCTCCGAATCAGCTGTTACTATGAACTTGATTTTGGCCGACAATACCGGAGGTTTTATATTCAAAGAAGTTTATTATGCGGGTTCATCAACCCTTGAAAACAAAGGTTACTATTCCGACCAGTTTTTTGAAATTTACAACAACTCAGGAGATACATTATATGCCGACGGATTATCTATCGCATTACATGAATCAACTTCAACCTCATCACCACCCAATTGGGTTGACGGGAATGGTCATTTACTCGCTAGAATCCCTTTAACGTTTCACACATGGACTATCCCTGGAAATGGTACGGAACACCCTGTTTTGCCAGGAGAAAGTTTTATTATTGCGCAGGATGGTATTGACCATCAAACCGATGAAATTGGCAACCCCAATTCTCCTGTGAACCTTGGCAATGCAAACTGGGAAACTTACGTCGAGTCTTCAGGCAAAGATATGGATGCTTCTGCCGTACCGAATTTAACATTGGTGTACACAACAAATACCAAAATGTACGATTGGACTGCTTCCAGCATAGGGCCGGCCTTAGTGCTTTTTCGATTCCCCGATAATGACTGGGAAAATTACGTTTCTGAGGCTGGTAATTTCATGACAAAACCAGGAAGTTCAAGATCGACAGAATACCTTATGATTGACAGGTCATTTGTTGTAGATGCAGTGGAATGCGCTAAATTTGATGCTGAAGAGATCTATAAACGTCTTCCTGCCGAATTAGATGCCGGATATACCTACATTGAAGCAGGTAATAAGTCTTCATTATCCGTTCGGCGTAAAGTCAAAATGATTATCGGAGACCGCGTAATTTATAAAGACACCAACAATTCTTCGGAAGATTTTCTGCATGATTTAACACCTACACCCGGCGTTAACCCAACAAGTGTTGAAGAATAA
- a CDS encoding cytochrome ubiquinol oxidase subunit I, whose translation MAARMQMAVSLGFHIVFACIGMVMPWFMFVAEWKWLRTKNPVYLDLAKAWAKGVAIFFAVGAVSGTVLSFELGMLWPTFMEHAGPIFGMPFSWEGTAFFVEAIALGLFLYGWKRLNKWVHLYTGMVVGIAGVLSGIFVVSANAWMNAPSGFDWIDGQAFNIDPVKAMFNKAWFSQAHHMTIAAFSATGFAVAGVHAVLYMKNKLEIHAKAITIALAFASVAAVLQPLSGDLAAKNVAKLQPAKLAAFESHFKTEEKASLIIGGIPDVENREVNYAIKLPGFLSFLAHGDFNAEVKGLEEFPEEEWPPVPITHYSFQLMVGIGMFLMLIAALFFAGTYKWKHWLEKKWWLRMLSIATPLGFIAVEAGWVVTEVGRQPWIIYGIMKTKDSLTPMPGIQYTFYTITAVYVILTFVVTWLLSRQIQLLQSKYLKNG comes from the coding sequence ATGGCCGCTAGAATGCAAATGGCCGTTTCGTTAGGATTTCACATCGTATTTGCCTGTATAGGAATGGTAATGCCGTGGTTCATGTTTGTTGCCGAGTGGAAATGGCTGCGAACAAAAAATCCGGTTTACCTCGATTTGGCAAAAGCCTGGGCAAAAGGTGTAGCAATATTTTTTGCCGTTGGTGCCGTATCCGGTACCGTATTATCATTTGAGTTGGGAATGTTATGGCCCACATTTATGGAACACGCCGGGCCAATTTTTGGGATGCCCTTTTCGTGGGAAGGAACGGCTTTTTTTGTGGAAGCCATCGCCCTGGGATTATTCCTGTACGGTTGGAAACGCCTGAATAAATGGGTTCACCTTTATACCGGAATGGTAGTAGGAATTGCAGGTGTACTTTCAGGTATTTTTGTGGTTTCGGCCAACGCCTGGATGAATGCTCCTTCGGGTTTCGACTGGATTGACGGACAAGCTTTTAACATCGATCCGGTAAAGGCCATGTTCAACAAAGCATGGTTCTCGCAGGCGCACCATATGACAATTGCAGCTTTTTCGGCAACCGGATTTGCAGTGGCCGGAGTACATGCAGTATTGTACATGAAAAATAAACTGGAGATTCACGCCAAAGCCATAACCATAGCACTGGCATTTGCATCGGTAGCTGCAGTTCTTCAACCCTTAAGTGGCGATTTGGCGGCAAAAAACGTTGCCAAACTACAGCCGGCTAAACTGGCTGCTTTCGAGTCGCATTTCAAAACAGAGGAAAAAGCATCTCTAATCATCGGCGGAATTCCTGACGTGGAAAACCGCGAAGTAAACTACGCGATAAAACTTCCCGGATTTCTGAGTTTCCTGGCTCATGGTGATTTTAACGCCGAAGTTAAAGGTCTGGAAGAATTTCCGGAAGAAGAGTGGCCGCCGGTACCGATCACCCACTATTCATTTCAGTTAATGGTTGGGATTGGAATGTTTCTGATGCTGATTGCCGCACTGTTTTTTGCCGGAACCTACAAATGGAAACACTGGCTGGAAAAGAAATGGTGGTTGCGCATGCTCTCCATTGCTACTCCGCTTGGTTTTATTGCGGTAGAGGCCGGTTGGGTTGTTACCGAAGTAGGGCGACAGCCGTGGATCATTTACGGTATTATGAAAACGAAAGACTCGTTAACGCCAATGCCCGGAATACAGTACACTTTTTACACCATTACTGCGGTTTATGTCATATTAACTTTTGTCGTTACCTGGCTGTTAAGTCGCCAAATACAACTATTACAATCAAAATATCTAAAAAATGGCTGA
- a CDS encoding ABC transporter ATP-binding protein, whose protein sequence is MNAIECKNLTHYYGKKLVYENLSFNVKAGSILGLLGKNGTGKTTTINILNGFLQPQNGQCLIYGENTQNLSPQNKARIGFLIEGHIQYAFMNIHQIEKFYSKFYPKWDNEPYWQLMSKLQVSPKQKISTMSCGQRSQVALGLILAQDPDLLILDDFSMGLDPGYRRLFIDYLREYAKEKNKTIFTTSHIIQDMERLIDDLLIMDFNRILAQSDVKSFMQEFKQFYLELENPAIDISKEDFVVTSEKVNNKLELYTYDSEDTILNFLKNNGIAHKNFRQVKMGLEDAFIGLTGKY, encoded by the coding sequence ATGAATGCAATTGAATGTAAAAACCTCACTCATTACTACGGCAAAAAGCTGGTTTACGAAAACCTGAGTTTTAACGTAAAGGCAGGAAGTATTCTTGGGCTGTTAGGCAAAAATGGTACGGGCAAAACCACTACCATCAATATCTTGAATGGATTTTTACAACCGCAAAACGGGCAGTGCCTCATATATGGAGAGAACACCCAAAACTTATCACCGCAAAACAAGGCACGCATTGGTTTTCTTATCGAAGGGCACATTCAGTATGCCTTTATGAATATTCATCAGATCGAGAAATTTTACTCAAAATTCTACCCGAAATGGGATAATGAGCCCTACTGGCAACTCATGTCAAAGCTTCAGGTTTCGCCAAAACAAAAAATATCCACCATGTCATGCGGACAGCGTTCGCAGGTGGCGCTCGGACTTATTCTGGCACAAGATCCTGATTTGCTTATCCTCGATGATTTTTCAATGGGGCTCGATCCGGGTTATCGACGTCTGTTTATCGATTATCTGCGCGAATACGCCAAAGAAAAGAATAAAACCATTTTTACCACATCACACATTATTCAGGATATGGAACGCCTGATCGATGATCTGTTGATTATGGATTTTAACCGGATATTGGCGCAAAGCGATGTAAAATCGTTTATGCAGGAATTTAAACAGTTTTACCTGGAGCTTGAAAATCCGGCTATCGATATCTCTAAAGAGGATTTTGTGGTAACCAGCGAGAAAGTAAACAACAAGCTCGAACTTTACACTTACGATTCTGAGGATACTATTCTGAATTTTCTAAAAAACAACGGAATTGCGCACAAAAACTTTAGGCAGGTAAAAATGGGGTTGGAAGATGCATTTATTGGACTAACCGGAAAATACTAG